GCCTGGCGCTGTCCTCGCGCAACCACTACCTGTCCGAGCAGGAGCGCGGGCAGGCGCTGGCGCTGTCCCGGGCGCTGTTCGCCGGACGGGACGCGGGCGCCCGCGGCGCGCAGGCCGTCCGCGAGGCCGCCTCCGCCGCCCTCGACGCCGCCGAGGGCGTCGACCTCGACTACCTCGCCCTGATCGACCCGGACGCCTTCACCGAGGCGCCGGACGACTTCCGGGGCGAGGCGGTGCTGGCCGTCGCCGCCAGGGTGGGCTCGACCCGCCTGATCGACAACGTCCGCATCATCGTCCGGTAAGGCATGCACTCGCCCCCGGCCCACCGGGGGCACTCCCAGGAGGCGTGACCCATGATCCGCACCATGCTCAAGTCCAAGATCCACCGTGCCACCGTCACCCAGGCCGACCTGCACTACGTCGGGTCGGTCACGGTGGACGAGGACCTGCTCGACGCCGCCGACCTGCTCCCCGGTGAGCTGGTCCACATCGTCGACATCAACAACGGCGCCCGGCTGGAGACGTACACCATCGCCGGGCCGCGCGGCACGGGGGTGATAGGCATCAACGGCGCCGCGGCCCGTCTGGTGCACCCCGGCGACCTGGTGATCCTCATCGCCTACGGGCAGATGGAGACCGCCGAGGCCAAGGCGTACCTGCCGAAGGTGGTCTTCGTCGACGGCGACAACAAGATCACCTCGATCGGCCCGGACGCCGCCGACGCCCCCGAGGGCGCCGGACTGCTCCGGGGCGACCAGGCGTACCGTGGCGGGGATGCGGCCCCGGCCGCCGCGCACTGAAGGAGCAGTTGAACCCATGTCGTACCGCCTGACCGCCCCCGCCCCCGGCTGGACCAGCACCACCGACGTCGTCGTGGTCGGGTCCGGCGTCGCCGGCCTGACCGTCGCGCTCAACGTCCGCAAGGCCGGCCTGCGGGCGATGGTGGTCACCAAGGCGATGCTCGACGACGGCTCCACCCGCTGGGCCCAGGGCGGCATCGCGGCCGCCCTGGGCGAGGGGGACACCCCCGAGCAGCACCTGGACGACACCCTGGTGGCCGGCGCCGGGCTGTGCGACGAGGACGCGGTCCGGGCCCTGGTCACCGAGGGACCGGACGCGGTCCGCCGGCTGATCGGCATAGGCGCCGCCTTCGACCTGGACGCCGAGGGCGAGATCCTGCTGACCCGCGAGGGCGGTCACCACCGCCGCCGGATCGCCCACGCCGGCGGCGACGCCACCGGCGCCGAGATCTCCCGCGCCCTGGTCTCCGCGGTCCGCAGCGACCCGGGCCTGGAGCTGATCGAGCACGCCCTGGTGCTGGACCTGCTGACCGACGCGGCGGGCCACGCCGCCGGGATCACCCTGCACGTGATGGGCGAGGGCCAGCGGGACGGCGTCGGCGCGATCCGGGCCCGCGCGGTGGTGCTCGCCACCGGCGGCATGGGCCAGGTCTACTCCGCCACCACCAACCCGGCCGTCTCCACCGGCGACGGCGTGGCCCTGGCGCTGCGCGCCGGGGCCGAGGTCACCGACCTGGAGTTCGTGCAGTTCCACCCGACCGTCCTCTTCCTCGGCCCGGACGCCGAGGGCCAGCAGCCGCTGGTCTCCGAGGCGGTCCGCGGCGAGGGCGCGTACCTGGTCGACCGCGACGGCGTCCGCTTCATGGTCGGGCAGCACGAGCTGGCCGAGCTGGCGCCCCGGGACATCGTCGCCAAGGCGATCACCCGCCGGATGCTCGAGCAGGGCACCGCGCACATGTACCTGGACGGGCGGCACTTCGGCGCCGCGATGTGGGCCGAGCGGTTCCCGACCATCCTCGCCTCCTGCCGCGCGCACGGCATCGACCCGGTCACCGACCTGATCCCGGTCGCCCCCGCCTCGCACTACGCCTCCGGCGGCATCCGCACCGACCTGCACGGCCGCACCACGGTTCCCGGCCTGTACGCCTGCGGCGAGGTCGCCTGCACCGGCGTCCACGGCGCCAACCGGCTCGCCTCCAACTCCCTGCTGGAGGGCCTGGTCTTCGCCGAGCGGATCGCCGCCGACCTCGCCGACCTGCACGCCGCCGGCGCCCTGCCCGAGCGCGCGGTGGACGTGGCCGGCGCCCGGGCCGCCCACGCGGTGCCGCTGCTCGCGCCCGAGGCGCGGGCCGAGATCCAGCGGCTGATGTCCACCGGCGCCGGCGTGATCCGCTCGGCCGCCTCCACCGCCGCCACCGCCGCCGGGCTGGCCCGCCTGGCCGAGGAGGCCCGGACCCACACCGCCGAGGAGAAGCCCGCCGACCCGCGGGTGGAGACCTGGGAGTCCACCAACCTGCACCTGGTCGCCGGCGCGCTGGTCGCGGCGGCGGCGCTGCGGGAGGAGACCCGCGGCTGCCACTGGCGCGAGGACCACCCCGACCGCGACGACACCCACTGGCACCACCACCTCGTCACCACCCTCGACGAGGACGGCCTGAAGGTGGCGGCCCGGCCGTGACCGGCGGGCGCACGCTGCCGGAGACAGGGGCGCGTGGGTGACCCACTCAGCGTCACAAACCTTGCAAGGAGCATTCCGATGACCCACGACGAACTTCCGCTCGCCTCCGCCGGCGGCTGCGGCGACGGCTGCGCCTGCGGCGAGGGCGAGGCGTACGAGACCGGCCTGGACCCGGCGCTCGCCGCGCTGCTGGAGGAGGCCGGCCTGGACCCGGTCGAGGTCGAGGACATCGCCTCGCTGGCGCTGGGCGAGGACCTGGCCGGCGGCGAGGACGTCACCTCGGTCGCCACCGTCCCGGCCGACGCGGTGGCCACCGCGGACTTCACCGCCCGCCAGGCGGGCGTGGTGGCCGGTCTGCGGATCGCCGAGGCCGTGGTCTCGCTGGTCTGCGAGGAGGAGTTCGAGGTCGAGCGGCACGTCGAGGACGGCGCCCGGGTCGAGGCCGGCCAGGTGCTGCTGTCGGTCCGCAGCCGGACCCGCGACCTGCTGACCGCCGAGCGCAGCGCGCTCAACCTGCTCTGCCACCTGTCGGGCATCGCCACCGCCACCCGGGCGTGGGCGGACGCCCTGGAGGGCACCGGCGCGGTGGTCCGCGACACCCGCAAGACCACCCCGGGCCTGCGCGCGCTGGAGAAGTACGCGGTCCGCGCGGGCGGTGGCGCCAACCACCGGATGGGGCTGTCCGACGCGGCGCTGGTGAAGGACAACCACGTGGTGGCGGCCGGCGGCGTGGCCGAGGCGTTCAAGGCGGTCCGGGCCATGTACCCCGAGCTGCCGGTGGAGGTCGAGGTCGACACCCTGGAGCAGATCCCGCCGGTCCTGGAGGCGGGCGCGGACCTGATCCTGCTGGACAACTTCCCCGTCGAGCGGCTGAAGCAGGCCGTCGAGCTGGTGGCGGGCCGGGCGAAGCTGGAGGCTTCCGGCGGTCTGACCCTGGCCACCGCGCGCGAGGTCGCCGAGACTGGTGTCGACTACCTCGCCGTCGGGGCCCTGACGCACTCCTCGCCGATCCTCGACATCGGCCTGGACCTCCGCGCCTGACCACCCCTCACCGCAGAAAGCAGCCCATGCTCCTGACCATCGACGTCGGCAACACCCAGACCACGCTCGGCCTGTTCGACGGCGAGGAGATCGTCGAGCACTGGCGGATCTCCACCGATCCGCGCCGCACGGCGGACGAACTGGCCGTGCTGCTGCAGGGGCTGATGGGTGCGCACCCGATCGTCTCCGCCTCCGACCGGGTGGAGGGTCTGGCGATCTGCTCCTCGGTGCCCGCCGTGCTCCACGAGCTCCGCGAGGTGACCCGCCGCTACTACGGCGACGTCCCCGCGGTGATCGTGGAGCCGGGGGTGAAGACCGGGGTGCACGTCCTGATGGACAACCCCAAGGAGGTCGGCGCCGACCGGATCGTGAACGCGCTGGCCGCCAACAGCCTGTACGGCGGCCCGTGCATCGTGGTCGACTTCGGCACCGCCACCACCTTCGACGCGATCAACGAGCGCGGCGACTACGTGGGCGGCGCGATCGCCCCCGGCATCGAGATCTCGGTGGA
The window above is part of the Kitasatospora sp. HUAS MG31 genome. Proteins encoded here:
- the panD gene encoding aspartate 1-decarboxylase, translating into MIRTMLKSKIHRATVTQADLHYVGSVTVDEDLLDAADLLPGELVHIVDINNGARLETYTIAGPRGTGVIGINGAAARLVHPGDLVILIAYGQMETAEAKAYLPKVVFVDGDNKITSIGPDAADAPEGAGLLRGDQAYRGGDAAPAAAH
- a CDS encoding L-aspartate oxidase; the encoded protein is MSYRLTAPAPGWTSTTDVVVVGSGVAGLTVALNVRKAGLRAMVVTKAMLDDGSTRWAQGGIAAALGEGDTPEQHLDDTLVAGAGLCDEDAVRALVTEGPDAVRRLIGIGAAFDLDAEGEILLTREGGHHRRRIAHAGGDATGAEISRALVSAVRSDPGLELIEHALVLDLLTDAAGHAAGITLHVMGEGQRDGVGAIRARAVVLATGGMGQVYSATTNPAVSTGDGVALALRAGAEVTDLEFVQFHPTVLFLGPDAEGQQPLVSEAVRGEGAYLVDRDGVRFMVGQHELAELAPRDIVAKAITRRMLEQGTAHMYLDGRHFGAAMWAERFPTILASCRAHGIDPVTDLIPVAPASHYASGGIRTDLHGRTTVPGLYACGEVACTGVHGANRLASNSLLEGLVFAERIAADLADLHAAGALPERAVDVAGARAAHAVPLLAPEARAEIQRLMSTGAGVIRSAASTAATAAGLARLAEEARTHTAEEKPADPRVETWESTNLHLVAGALVAAAALREETRGCHWREDHPDRDDTHWHHHLVTTLDEDGLKVAARP
- the nadC gene encoding carboxylating nicotinate-nucleotide diphosphorylase, yielding MTHDELPLASAGGCGDGCACGEGEAYETGLDPALAALLEEAGLDPVEVEDIASLALGEDLAGGEDVTSVATVPADAVATADFTARQAGVVAGLRIAEAVVSLVCEEEFEVERHVEDGARVEAGQVLLSVRSRTRDLLTAERSALNLLCHLSGIATATRAWADALEGTGAVVRDTRKTTPGLRALEKYAVRAGGGANHRMGLSDAALVKDNHVVAAGGVAEAFKAVRAMYPELPVEVEVDTLEQIPPVLEAGADLILLDNFPVERLKQAVELVAGRAKLEASGGLTLATAREVAETGVDYLAVGALTHSSPILDIGLDLRA
- a CDS encoding type III pantothenate kinase produces the protein MLLTIDVGNTQTTLGLFDGEEIVEHWRISTDPRRTADELAVLLQGLMGAHPIVSASDRVEGLAICSSVPAVLHELREVTRRYYGDVPAVIVEPGVKTGVHVLMDNPKEVGADRIVNALAANSLYGGPCIVVDFGTATTFDAINERGDYVGGAIAPGIEISVEALGVRGAQLRKIELARPRNVIGKNTVEGMQSGILYGFAGQVDGLVNRMAKELAKDPSDVQVIATGGLAPLVLGEAEEIDVHEPWLTLIGLRLIYERNRPATA